The following coding sequences are from one Malaciobacter pacificus window:
- a CDS encoding DHH family phosphoesterase, whose amino-acid sequence MKLFHISHTDLDGYGCQLITKEYFKEGSFYNANYGLEVKLTIAKVLEEILNYKDEEILLIISDLNLTFQESKDLDRDINKLKEEGFNIKLQLLDHHASGEKSANTFDWYYLDNKRCATKIVYDYMFEQFDGFDSETIKWMNPLVNAINAIDIWLEDEIFNFEFGKVLMTMVSSAREINNVLFADLNRDYRHFLLKKATMFLNEENANIKLDSNIHSFKKEFLNQTKNDDTLDNLSAKYLVKSLADVKESLTVTYNGHKGLLTYCLGSVSIPANAFLKANKEYDFFIDIGRKGHASFRADGVVNVSIMAEKLAKGGGHVNASGAKFEDFKETIIYNDVKSYLQEKLNKI is encoded by the coding sequence ATGAAATTATTTCACATTTCTCATACAGATTTAGATGGTTATGGTTGTCAGTTAATTACAAAAGAGTACTTTAAAGAAGGCTCTTTTTATAATGCAAACTATGGTTTAGAAGTAAAACTGACTATTGCTAAGGTTTTAGAAGAGATTTTAAATTACAAAGATGAAGAGATTTTATTAATTATTAGTGATTTAAATCTAACTTTTCAAGAATCAAAAGACCTAGATAGAGATATAAATAAATTAAAAGAAGAAGGTTTTAATATTAAACTTCAACTTTTAGACCATCATGCTAGTGGTGAGAAAAGTGCTAATACTTTTGATTGGTATTATTTAGATAATAAAAGATGTGCTACAAAAATAGTTTATGATTATATGTTTGAGCAGTTTGATGGTTTTGATAGTGAAACTATTAAATGGATGAATCCGCTAGTTAATGCAATTAATGCAATTGATATTTGGCTAGAAGATGAAATATTCAATTTTGAATTTGGTAAAGTTCTAATGACAATGGTTAGTAGTGCTAGAGAAATAAATAATGTTTTATTTGCTGATTTAAATAGGGACTATAGACATTTTTTATTGAAAAAAGCTACTATGTTTTTAAATGAAGAAAATGCAAATATAAAACTAGATAGCAATATCCACAGTTTTAAAAAAGAGTTTTTGAATCAAACAAAAAATGATGATACTTTAGATAACCTAAGTGCAAAATATTTAGTAAAATCTTTAGCTGATGTAAAAGAGAGTTTAACTGTAACTTATAATGGACATAAAGGACTTTTAACTTATTGTTTAGGTTCTGTTTCAATTCCAGCAAATGCATTTTTAAAAGCAAATAAAGAGTATGATTTCTTTATTGATATTGGAAGAAAAGGTCATGCTTCATTTAGAGCAGATGGTGTTGTAAATGTTTCAATCATGGCTGAAAAACTTGCAAAAGGTGGCGGACATGTAAATGCAAGTGGTGCAAAATTTGAAGACTTCAAAGAGACTATTATCTATAATGATGTTAAGTCTTACTTACAAGAAAAACTAAATAAAATATAA
- a CDS encoding peptidylprolyl isomerase, producing MRKVVSSFVASIALVSTLSAADFYATVDGEKITKDDVAMALQDPRINFEKLPKNAQKEVLEQIINRKLIAKDAIKNGIEKDKTFEKAINKMKEDLAFQIWQKNELESLKFTDSQKKDFYEKNKDKFVQPGKLNARHILVKTEKEAKDIIKQLDKASDKEAKFIELAKTKSEGPSKKNGGDLGEFSEAQMVPEFSKGAKSLNPKSYSKTPVKTQFGYHVIYLKDKKPSKSLSFKEVEGNISQILIGNEYNKKAKELADKLRSKAKIVIK from the coding sequence ATGAGAAAAGTAGTATCAAGTTTTGTAGCTTCAATTGCATTAGTTTCTACGCTAAGTGCAGCTGATTTTTACGCAACAGTTGACGGAGAGAAAATTACTAAAGATGATGTTGCTATGGCATTACAAGACCCAAGAATTAATTTTGAGAAATTACCAAAAAATGCTCAAAAAGAAGTTCTAGAACAAATTATTAATAGAAAGCTAATTGCAAAAGATGCAATTAAAAATGGAATTGAAAAAGATAAAACATTTGAAAAAGCTATTAATAAAATGAAAGAAGATTTAGCTTTCCAAATTTGGCAAAAAAATGAATTAGAGAGTTTAAAATTTACAGATTCACAAAAAAAAGATTTTTATGAAAAAAATAAAGATAAGTTTGTACAACCAGGTAAATTAAATGCAAGACATATTTTAGTTAAAACTGAAAAAGAAGCAAAAGATATTATTAAGCAATTAGATAAAGCTTCAGATAAAGAAGCAAAATTTATTGAGTTAGCAAAAACTAAATCTGAAGGACCAAGCAAGAAAAATGGTGGAGATTTAGGAGAGTTTTCTGAAGCTCAAATGGTTCCAGAGTTTTCAAAAGGTGCTAAAAGTTTAAATCCAAAATCTTACTCAAAAACTCCAGTTAAAACACAGTTTGGTTACCATGTAATTTATTTAAAAGACAAAAAACCATCTAAATCATTATCTTTTAAAGAAGTAGAAGGTAATATTTCACAAATTCTTATCGGAAATGAATATAACAAGAAAGCAAAAGAACTAGCTGATAAACTTAGAAGTAAAGCTAAGATTGTTATTAAATAA
- the hsrA gene encoding homeostatic response regulator transcription factor HsrA, giving the protein MRILIIEDEITLNRTLQEGLTDFGYQVDTAENYKDAEYFIDIRNYDLVLTDWMLPDGDGIELCKIVKNRSSRTAVVIISARDDKESEIEALKSGADDFIKKPFDFDILLARIEARLRFGGTNVIEIDELSINPDEEKIEYAGEEIELKGKPFEVLTHLARHRDQIVSKEQLLDAIWEEPELVTPNVIEVAINQIRQKMDKPLNISTIETIRRRGYRFCYPNTVDEDQK; this is encoded by the coding sequence ATGAGAATATTAATTATTGAAGATGAAATTACTTTAAATAGAACATTACAAGAGGGTCTTACTGATTTTGGATATCAAGTAGACACTGCAGAAAACTATAAAGATGCTGAATATTTTATAGATATTAGAAATTATGATTTAGTATTAACTGACTGGATGTTACCAGATGGTGATGGTATTGAGTTATGTAAAATTGTAAAAAATAGAAGCTCAAGAACTGCTGTTGTTATTATCTCTGCAAGAGATGATAAAGAATCTGAAATTGAAGCATTAAAATCTGGTGCTGACGATTTCATTAAAAAACCATTTGATTTTGATATCTTACTAGCTAGAATTGAAGCTAGATTAAGATTTGGTGGAACAAATGTAATTGAAATTGATGAATTATCAATTAACCCAGATGAAGAAAAAATTGAATATGCTGGTGAAGAGATTGAATTAAAAGGTAAACCTTTTGAAGTTTTAACTCACCTAGCAAGACATAGAGATCAAATTGTTTCTAAAGAGCAATTATTGGATGCAATTTGGGAAGAGCCTGAATTAGTAACTCCAAATGTTATTGAAGTTGCAATTAATCAAATTAGACAAAAAATGGATAAACCATTAAATATCTCTACAATTGAGACTATTAGAAGAAGAGGATATAGATTCTGCTACCCAAATACGGTAGATGAAGATCAAAAATAG
- a CDS encoding CoA-binding protein, whose product MECEFPSVNSNNEEIIEIFNNTKTIAIAGLSPNEEKASNRVAKYLQSAGFKIVPVYPKEDEILGEKVYRTISEIPFEIDMVDIFRKPDAIAAIVDEVLKRDDVKCVWTQLGLVNNEAAQKAKDAGLKVVQNKCTKIEHANNF is encoded by the coding sequence ATGGAGTGTGAATTCCCAAGTGTAAATTCAAATAATGAAGAAATAATAGAAATTTTTAATAATACAAAAACTATTGCAATTGCTGGTCTTTCTCCAAATGAAGAAAAAGCTAGTAATAGAGTTGCTAAATATTTACAAAGTGCAGGATTTAAAATTGTTCCTGTTTATCCAAAAGAGGATGAAATTTTAGGAGAAAAAGTTTATAGAACTATTTCTGAAATTCCATTTGAAATTGATATGGTTGATATTTTTAGAAAACCTGATGCCATTGCTGCAATTGTAGATGAAGTATTAAAAAGAGATGATGTTAAATGTGTTTGGACACAATTAGGATTAGTAAATAATGAAGCTGCTCAAAAAGCAAAAGATGCTGGATTAAAAGTAGTTCAAAATAAGTGTACTAAAATAGAACACGCAAATAATTTCTAA
- the rpsO gene encoding 30S ribosomal protein S15, with translation MALDQEVKAGIIAKYAKKDGDTGSAEVQIAILTEQIKVLTEHLKINKKDHSSRLGLLKMVGKRKRLLAYLRRKNYNSFVELVASLGIRAK, from the coding sequence ATGGCTTTAGATCAGGAAGTAAAAGCAGGAATTATTGCAAAGTATGCAAAAAAAGATGGTGATACAGGTTCAGCAGAAGTACAAATTGCTATTTTAACAGAGCAAATTAAAGTATTAACAGAGCACTTAAAAATTAATAAAAAAGATCACTCTTCAAGATTAGGTCTTTTAAAAATGGTTGGTAAAAGAAAAAGATTATTAGCATACTTAAGAAGAAAAAACTACAACTCATTTGTAGAATTAGTAGCTTCTTTAGGAATTAGAGCTAAGTAA
- a CDS encoding sensor histidine kinase, with protein MESRSIYKQFYNKLIIATSLFIITLSFIFYEYTRSTIYEDIHKNLLKQAKQIYQGTYSHDNFKPSQTESITVELVYEKDLKNYKFYNYKKNSSYYVKLLYPFELKDKLFLQIIKNIDFERELLHSLIFKNLFILAIPGFIMMLLYSVFVSKSLLKPIIQINNKLSHMDENTLTQIDKKDLPIEFHSLANSINSLTNRIETYVKFKKELFIGAAHELKTPLAVMKLKNEVTLRKKREIEQYEETLNLTIKSIDDMNKMISSILDIGRAEGAQFEQMTDLDLVQYLKKKSNDYRMLSAQKNIIITFFSNVNYLHTSIRLTLFNQILQNFVQNAIKFTPENKSIAIKLKKKKDKIVLTVIDEGIGINEDIDLFAPFKRVGNQSGVGLGLFLAKNAADALRGKISLKNRKDGKSGCIAKLELPNTSRLTIT; from the coding sequence ATGGAAAGTAGAAGTATATATAAACAGTTCTATAATAAACTGATTATTGCCACTTCACTTTTCATTATTACTTTATCTTTTATATTCTATGAATATACAAGAAGCACTATCTACGAAGATATTCATAAAAACCTTTTAAAACAAGCTAAACAGATTTATCAAGGAACATATTCCCATGATAATTTTAAACCATCACAAACAGAGAGCATTACTGTTGAATTAGTTTATGAAAAAGACTTAAAAAACTATAAGTTTTATAATTATAAAAAGAATTCAAGCTACTATGTGAAGCTATTATATCCTTTTGAATTAAAAGATAAACTTTTCTTACAAATCATAAAAAATATTGACTTTGAAAGAGAATTATTACACTCTTTAATTTTCAAAAACCTATTTATATTAGCTATTCCTGGATTTATAATGATGCTTTTATATTCAGTATTTGTATCAAAATCACTTTTAAAGCCTATCATTCAAATCAATAATAAACTATCACATATGGATGAAAATACCTTAACCCAAATAGATAAGAAAGATTTACCAATTGAGTTTCACTCACTTGCTAATTCAATTAACTCATTAACAAATAGAATTGAAACATATGTTAAATTTAAAAAAGAGCTTTTTATTGGTGCAGCCCATGAATTAAAAACCCCACTTGCAGTTATGAAATTAAAAAATGAAGTAACTTTAAGAAAAAAAAGAGAAATAGAACAATATGAAGAGACTTTAAATCTTACTATTAAATCAATTGATGATATGAATAAAATGATATCTTCAATTTTAGATATAGGAAGAGCTGAAGGTGCACAATTTGAACAAATGACAGATTTAGATTTAGTACAATATCTAAAGAAAAAATCAAATGATTATAGAATGTTGAGTGCTCAAAAAAATATAATCATTACATTTTTTTCAAATGTTAATTATTTACATACATCTATTAGACTTACTCTTTTTAACCAAATACTTCAAAACTTTGTACAAAATGCCATTAAATTTACACCTGAAAATAAATCTATTGCAATAAAATTAAAAAAGAAGAAAGATAAAATAGTATTAACAGTAATTGATGAAGGAATAGGTATTAATGAAGATATTGATTTATTTGCACCATTTAAACGAGTTGGCAATCAAAGTGGAGTTGGATTAGGATTATTTTTAGCTAAAAATGCAGCAGATGCACTTAGAGGTAAAATCTCACTTAAAAATAGGAAAGATGGAAAGTCAGGATGTATTGCAAAACTTGAGCTTCCAAATACATCAAGACTAACTATTACTTAG
- a CDS encoding RrF2 family transcriptional regulator, whose product MLLTKKSEYALLSLISIAQGEKPKNVDVLSKELDISKSFLAKIMQNLAKNELVISHRGVNGGFTLKKSWEEMTILEIVEAAEERIPMVFECSPSLQSCPNQKALNCSIWPLLNNLQLKVNDFLKDLTLKDLV is encoded by the coding sequence ATGTTATTAACAAAAAAAAGCGAATACGCATTATTGTCACTTATTTCTATAGCTCAAGGCGAGAAGCCAAAAAATGTAGATGTATTATCAAAAGAGTTGGATATATCAAAATCATTTCTTGCAAAGATTATGCAAAATCTTGCTAAAAATGAATTAGTGATTTCTCACAGAGGTGTAAACGGTGGGTTTACTTTAAAAAAGTCTTGGGAAGAGATGACTATTTTAGAAATAGTCGAAGCAGCAGAAGAGAGAATACCTATGGTATTTGAATGTTCACCTTCATTACAAAGCTGTCCAAACCAAAAAGCACTTAATTGTTCTATTTGGCCTTTATTAAATAATTTACAATTAAAGGTAAATGACTTCTTAAAAGATTTAACACTAAAAGATTTAGTTTAA
- a CDS encoding glycosyl transferase has translation MSFKKYIKAVGTGPKGNRELEENEIIDAIDNILLRTATDSQIGAFLIAWRTKFETNSELKAMVKALKKYMKFQKVEDSLELGYSFDGRASNPFLFPLYEEILKEFYSKNSDIRRLNLVISGDRVQPAKNGLTTKEVYSQIQKGEFIHFFDRSEYLKELSDLTDLRQELGLRTAFNTVEKLLSPGESEYAVTTAFHKPYVQKYLDIFGEYYKDIIVVKASEGSPEVMKNGKFWKMIDGEIVEQNFKLEDYEISYDRSFENITLEESLNIVNNADDELIKLAKFNIALYLVFASRVKTIDEAWERLN, from the coding sequence ATGAGTTTTAAAAAGTATATAAAAGCTGTTGGAACAGGGCCTAAAGGAAATAGGGAGTTAGAAGAGAATGAAATTATTGATGCAATTGATAATATTTTATTAAGAACTGCAACAGATTCTCAAATAGGAGCATTTTTAATTGCATGGAGAACAAAGTTTGAAACAAATAGTGAATTAAAAGCTATGGTTAAAGCTTTGAAAAAATATATGAAATTTCAAAAAGTAGAAGACTCTTTAGAATTGGGATACTCTTTTGATGGAAGAGCTAGTAATCCATTTTTATTTCCTTTATATGAAGAGATTTTAAAAGAGTTTTATTCTAAAAATAGTGATATTAGAAGATTAAATCTAGTTATTTCAGGAGATAGAGTTCAACCAGCTAAAAATGGTTTAACAACAAAAGAAGTTTATTCACAAATACAAAAAGGTGAGTTTATTCATTTTTTTGATAGAAGTGAATATTTAAAAGAGTTAAGTGACTTAACTGACTTAAGACAAGAATTAGGTCTTAGAACAGCGTTTAATACAGTTGAAAAGCTATTAAGCCCTGGAGAGAGTGAATATGCAGTAACAACAGCATTTCATAAGCCATATGTTCAAAAGTATTTAGATATCTTTGGAGAGTATTATAAAGATATTATTGTTGTAAAAGCAAGTGAAGGTAGTCCAGAAGTTATGAAAAATGGAAAATTCTGGAAAATGATTGATGGTGAAATAGTTGAGCAAAATTTTAAATTAGAAGATTACGAAATATCTTATGATAGAAGTTTTGAGAATATTACCCTTGAAGAATCACTAAATATAGTTAATAATGCAGATGATGAGCTTATAAAACTTGCTAAATTTAATATTGCATTATATTTAGTATTCGCTTCTAGGGTAAAAACTATTGATGAAGCATGGGAAAGGTTAAATTAA
- a CDS encoding precorrin-2 dehydrogenase/sirohydrochlorin ferrochelatase family protein — protein MANCPMFLNLKGRKILILGGGEIATRKLKVLLDFTKDITVISRSFSDEMQKLIKDNKLKNFKKEYKQNDIVGFNILIVAFNDIELQKQIAKQVEGKNYLCNFADLPENCDFNLGAYLKKEDLIISISTNGGAPSVITQLKLWLDKKIPNSVIDFIKEIKKERLSLPKGEERMKYFRNKTKDFFDKLD, from the coding sequence ATGGCTAATTGTCCTATGTTTTTGAATTTAAAAGGTAGAAAAATATTGATTTTAGGTGGAGGAGAGATAGCCACACGAAAATTAAAAGTTTTATTAGATTTTACAAAGGATATAACTGTAATCTCAAGATCTTTTAGTGATGAAATGCAAAAATTAATCAAAGATAATAAGCTTAAGAATTTTAAAAAAGAGTATAAGCAAAATGATATTGTGGGTTTTAATATTTTAATTGTTGCTTTTAATGATATTGAATTACAAAAACAAATTGCAAAACAAGTAGAAGGTAAAAATTATCTATGTAACTTTGCAGATTTACCTGAAAATTGCGATTTTAATTTGGGTGCATATCTAAAAAAAGAAGATTTGATTATTTCTATTTCTACAAATGGTGGAGCACCTTCTGTTATTACTCAACTAAAACTTTGGTTAGATAAAAAAATACCAAATAGTGTAATTGATTTTATAAAAGAGATAAAAAAAGAGAGGTTATCTCTTCCTAAAGGGGAAGAGAGAATGAAGTATTTTAGAAATAAAACAAAAGATTTTTTTGATAAATTAGATTAA
- the cobA gene encoding uroporphyrinogen-III C-methyltransferase, which translates to MANVYLTGAGPGDIELMTVKALRVVQNADVIIYDRLANSDILKEAKDGVELIFVGKEKGNHRVPQDEINEIIYQCSLKYENVVRLKGGDPFVFGRGGEEALYLRQRGVEFEIIPGVTSAISVPAYAGIPITHRGITPSFRVVTGHRKSSDNIAQINWKSFIEDETIVFLMGLHNIELIVTNLLKVGKDKNYPCAIISNGTTKNQKVITGTLENIVEKSKEAVSPAIIIVGEVVNLRDELKWFDKEENI; encoded by the coding sequence TTGGCAAACGTATACTTAACAGGGGCAGGTCCTGGTGATATAGAACTTATGACTGTAAAAGCTTTAAGAGTTGTTCAAAATGCTGATGTGATTATATATGACAGACTAGCCAATAGTGATATATTAAAAGAAGCAAAAGATGGAGTTGAACTTATTTTTGTAGGTAAAGAAAAAGGTAACCATAGAGTTCCTCAAGATGAAATCAATGAAATTATTTATCAATGTTCATTAAAATATGAAAATGTAGTAAGACTAAAAGGTGGTGACCCTTTTGTATTTGGACGAGGTGGAGAAGAAGCACTTTATTTAAGACAAAGAGGTGTGGAGTTTGAAATTATTCCTGGGGTTACTTCAGCTATTTCAGTTCCAGCATATGCAGGAATTCCTATTACACATAGAGGAATTACTCCGTCATTTAGAGTAGTAACAGGACATAGAAAATCTAGTGATAATATCGCTCAAATTAATTGGAAATCTTTTATTGAAGATGAAACAATCGTTTTTTTGATGGGCTTACACAATATTGAACTTATAGTAACAAACTTACTAAAAGTTGGAAAAGATAAAAACTACCCTTGCGCGATTATTTCAAATGGAACAACTAAAAATCAAAAAGTTATTACAGGAACCTTAGAAAACATAGTTGAAAAATCAAAAGAAGCAGTAAGTCCTGCAATTATTATTGTTGGAGAAGTTGTAAATTTAAGAGATGAATTAAAATGGTTCGATAAAGAAGAAAATATTTAA
- a CDS encoding ABC transporter ATP-binding protein, with amino-acid sequence MIINFENIHLSYDEKLILKELNLKIAKGENWAILGKNGSGKSTLIKLISSEIHPRKQYKYKKEILGKERYTLSELKQYLGIITNDLHNYFETHGNFLTTYEVVLSGYYSSIGVFKHQDFSEAQHIRALEVIEFLELNEIKDKQVYQLSTGQLRKAIIGRALIHKPSAFILDEPTIGLDIKAQVNFINMMKKLSSQASIILVTHHIEEIFEEISHIALMYENKVFIQGKKQEVLNSENLSKIFEVDLEIAQKNGRYYFETVG; translated from the coding sequence ATGATAATAAATTTTGAAAACATCCATCTCTCATACGATGAGAAACTAATATTAAAAGAGTTAAATCTAAAAATTGCCAAAGGTGAGAACTGGGCAATTTTAGGAAAAAATGGTAGTGGAAAATCTACATTAATTAAATTAATATCTTCAGAAATTCACCCAAGAAAACAGTATAAATATAAAAAAGAGATTTTAGGAAAAGAGAGATATACACTAAGTGAATTAAAACAATACCTAGGAATTATTACTAATGATTTACATAACTATTTTGAAACCCATGGTAATTTTCTAACTACCTATGAAGTGGTTTTAAGTGGATATTATAGTTCTATTGGGGTATTTAAACATCAAGACTTCAGTGAAGCTCAGCACATTAGAGCTTTAGAAGTAATTGAATTTTTAGAATTAAATGAGATAAAAGATAAGCAAGTTTACCAACTATCAACTGGGCAACTTAGAAAAGCAATTATAGGAAGAGCTTTAATTCATAAGCCAAGTGCTTTTATACTAGATGAGCCAACTATTGGTTTAGATATAAAAGCTCAAGTAAACTTTATAAATATGATGAAAAAACTATCATCTCAAGCAAGTATTATTTTAGTGACTCACCATATTGAAGAGATTTTTGAGGAGATATCTCATATAGCTTTAATGTATGAAAACAAAGTATTTATTCAAGGGAAAAAACAAGAAGTTTTAAATAGTGAAAATTTATCTAAGATTTTTGAAGTTGATTTAGAAATAGCACAAAAAAATGGAAGATACTATTTTGAAACAGTAGGATGA
- the moaA gene encoding GTP 3',8-cyclase MoaA, which yields MLIDGFGRKHDYLRVSVTERCNFRCQYCMPEKPFSWVPKENLLTYEELFKFIKVGIDEGIKKVRITGGEPLLREELDVFLKMIYDYKNDIDLALTTNGFLLSKVAQRLKDSGLKRINVSLDSLNEATAAKMAQKNVLKTVLEGIEEANKVGLKIKINCVPLKGINDQDILEVLEFCMEKGYVVRFIEFMENHHAKDGAKGLNSDEIKEIISQKYPNFKTVPRDTSSPAQYYEFENGFQFGIIEPHKDDFCASCNRIRLTAEGYLIPCLYFEDAMSIKDAVQNNDIDEAANILKKVLANKPEKNKWSTKDENETSSRAFYETGG from the coding sequence ATGTTAATAGATGGATTTGGTAGAAAACATGATTATCTAAGAGTTTCAGTAACTGAAAGATGTAATTTTAGATGTCAATATTGTATGCCTGAAAAACCATTTTCTTGGGTACCTAAAGAGAACCTACTTACTTATGAAGAGCTATTTAAATTTATTAAAGTAGGTATTGATGAGGGTATTAAAAAAGTTAGAATCACAGGTGGTGAACCTCTTTTAAGAGAAGAGTTAGATGTTTTTCTAAAAATGATTTATGATTATAAAAATGATATTGATTTAGCTTTAACTACAAATGGTTTTTTATTATCAAAAGTTGCACAAAGATTAAAGGATTCAGGCCTTAAAAGAATAAATGTATCTTTAGATAGTTTAAATGAAGCAACGGCTGCTAAGATGGCTCAAAAAAATGTTTTAAAAACAGTATTAGAAGGTATTGAAGAAGCAAATAAAGTAGGTCTAAAAATCAAGATTAATTGTGTTCCTTTAAAGGGAATTAATGATCAAGATATTTTAGAAGTTTTAGAGTTTTGTATGGAAAAAGGTTATGTTGTTAGATTTATTGAGTTTATGGAAAATCACCATGCAAAAGATGGTGCAAAGGGATTAAATTCTGATGAAATTAAAGAGATAATATCTCAAAAATACCCTAACTTTAAAACAGTTCCTAGAGATACAAGCTCACCTGCTCAATACTATGAGTTTGAAAATGGTTTCCAATTTGGAATAATAGAACCACATAAAGATGATTTTTGTGCTTCATGTAATAGAATTAGATTAACAGCTGAGGGTTACTTAATACCTTGTTTATATTTTGAAGATGCAATGAGTATTAAAGATGCTGTTCAAAATAATGATATAGATGAGGCTGCTAATATTTTAAAAAAGGTTTTAGCTAATAAACCTGAAAAAAATAAGTGGTCAACAAAAGATGAAAATGAAACTTCATCTAGAGCTTTTTATGAAACGGGAGGGTGA
- the serS gene encoding serine--tRNA ligase, whose product MIDIKLLQKEFDTTATALKRKGVSQDILDSLQQISLTAKAKRQEMEDVTAEQNKLSKEFGRYKKEGLDIAPLQAQINELKSQKQIFEDEVRAIEDELTKLALGIPNLPDENVPNGANEDENVVLEVIGEKPSFDFEPKEHWDLDNGWLDFERGVKLAKSRFSAIRGEGARLERALINYMLDFNRQRGFEEWYVPFMANTNTLQGTGQLPKFEDDLFKIEGEDLYLIPTAEVSLTNLYNDEIVPAEELPLMLTSYTPCFRKEAGSAGRDTRGLIRQHQFDKVEMVAITKADESDEVFEKMVSCASDLLSSLGLAHQKVMLCTGDLGFSAAKTIDLEVWLPGQGKFREISSISNTREFQARRAKIRYKDGKKNVLAHTLNGSSLAVGRTLLAIMENYQREDGTVAIPEVLKKYM is encoded by the coding sequence ATGATTGATATAAAACTACTACAAAAAGAGTTCGATACAACTGCAACTGCCTTAAAAAGAAAAGGTGTATCTCAAGATATTCTTGACAGTCTTCAACAAATCTCACTTACAGCAAAAGCTAAAAGACAAGAGATGGAAGATGTTACTGCTGAACAAAATAAATTATCAAAAGAGTTTGGAAGATATAAAAAAGAGGGACTAGATATTGCTCCTTTACAAGCTCAAATCAATGAATTAAAATCACAAAAACAAATTTTTGAAGATGAAGTTAGAGCTATAGAAGATGAGTTAACTAAATTAGCACTTGGAATTCCAAATCTTCCTGATGAAAATGTTCCAAATGGAGCAAATGAAGATGAAAATGTTGTTTTAGAAGTTATTGGTGAAAAACCATCTTTTGATTTTGAACCAAAAGAGCACTGGGATTTAGATAATGGTTGGTTAGATTTTGAAAGAGGTGTTAAACTAGCAAAATCAAGATTCTCAGCTATTAGAGGTGAGGGTGCAAGATTAGAGAGAGCTTTAATCAACTACATGTTAGATTTTAACAGACAAAGAGGTTTTGAAGAGTGGTATGTTCCATTTATGGCAAATACAAATACACTTCAAGGAACAGGTCAATTACCAAAATTTGAAGATGATTTATTTAAAATTGAAGGTGAAGATTTATACTTAATTCCAACAGCAGAAGTATCACTTACAAATCTTTATAATGATGAAATAGTACCGGCTGAAGAGTTACCACTTATGCTTACATCTTATACTCCTTGTTTTAGAAAAGAAGCGGGAAGTGCAGGAAGGGATACAAGAGGTTTAATTAGACAACACCAGTTTGACAAGGTTGAAATGGTAGCTATTACTAAAGCAGATGAATCAGATGAAGTATTTGAAAAAATGGTATCTTGTGCTAGTGATTTATTAAGCTCACTTGGACTTGCTCATCAAAAAGTAATGTTATGTACTGGTGACCTTGGATTTAGTGCAGCTAAAACAATAGATTTAGAAGTTTGGTTACCAGGTCAAGGAAAATTTAGAGAGATTTCTTCAATTTCGAATACAAGAGAATTCCAAGCTAGACGTGCAAAAATTAGATATAAAGATGGAAAGAAAAATGTATTAGCTCATACATTAAACGGTTCATCATTAGCAGTTGGAAGAACACTGTTAGCTATTATGGAAAACTATCAAAGAGAAGATGGAACAGTTGCTATTCCTGAAGTTCTTAAAAAATATATGTAA